The nucleotide window aatactgatgctagaaatgaactgtggacccccAATTTACCCCAGAGCCCAAATGTTGtaaagattttaacattttcaaatattttggtatatggcggccattttgaaaatggcgactcaaaaaaaaaaaatttatggtgGGAATGAACTCGGGGTCACAAAATTACCCTAGAACTGAAATTtagttgaaatccgacaaccttgattttttgacgtttttggccgccattatgaaacggcggccattttgaaaatttcgaaagtttattgcacccctcctcattacctcctatcagctcacaacgtttgaagtggatctgtcaaagcactttcataaaatcgcgcggacaaatttctctggaaagaagaggaataataataagaagaaaataagaataacgagctataactgtgttgggatgccaacacaaatgtctccgagcacttccccatgtcagaaatggtttttgatgccagatatgcgcTCAGGATCCtgaaaaaaccctagaaactaaatctggttgaaatccgacggacttgatttttggccgccctTTTCTTCAAaggtggccattttgaaacatttgaaaagtgattggaaggaaatactgatgctagaaatgaattgtggaccctcaatttaccccagaacccaaatgttgtaaagattttaacattttcaaatattttggtatatggcggccattttgaaaatggcgactcaaaaaattttttttatggtgGGAATGAACTCGGGGTCACAAAATTACCCTAGAACtgaaatttggttgaaatccgacaaccttgattttttgacgtttttggccgccattatgaaacggcggccattttgaaaatttcgaaagtttattgcacccctcctcatgaccccctatcagctcacaaagtttgaagtggatctgtcaaagtactttcataaaatcgcgcggacaaatttctctggaaagaagaggaataataagaagaaaataagaataacgagctataactgtgttgggatgccaacacaaatgtctccgagcacttccccatgtcagaaatggtttttgatgccagatatgcactcaggatcctcaaaaaaccatagaaactaaatttggttgaaatccgacggacttgaatTTTGGCCACCCTTTTCTTCAaaggcggccattttgaaacatttgaaaattgattggaaggaaatactgatgctagaaatgaattgtggaccctcaatttaccccagaacccaaatgttgtagagattttaacactttcaaatatttcggtatatggtggccattttgaaaatggcggctcaaaagaaaattttgatgttGGAAATGAACTCGGTTACCAATTACCCTAAAAaaagaatttggttgaaatccgacaaccttgattttttgacgttttttggccgccattttaaaaaggcggccattttgaaaatttgaaaagttgattccacccctcctaatgaccctctatcagctcacaaagtttgaagtggatctgtcgaagcactttcatataatcggtcggacaaatttctcactaaagaagaggaaaaataagaagaaaataataataactagtacttattgtaacggggaccgttacagatgttccccaaacattcccccatttagcgagtggtgtcatttatttcagtacaagtggttttgaccattgcaaactgtgtaacatgtgaatatataactatcttataacgttcagtccatttcatgctagtacaaatcagttataaagatctgagaattgtgtgcacgtgcacgtacgtgcatgcacgtgctgataagTAATTCGACCATCTCTATACATTAGAATACTTACTATAGTTCAGTTaacagttcaatgaaaaacgagaaactAATGGCAaatcaaaactacaaagaccgaaatcaatgcacgtgcatacacgtgtgCGTGAGTACCatacagcaattttgttgatgctattcaatagacatttgaacaatatccttactatatgaatttggtatcgattgcttcactcataagaaagttattgggatttcaaaatcgtccaatcagaattaagctcacgtgcatgtgcgtgcagggaagtgattttgacactattaataaattgataggcacaaaacatacctgcaacctcaatttcaaacctattcattgcaatcttaaaattttatagaccaatacttaaatttagacatcaaaaattacaatgcacgcacATTCACGCACAcgagattttgataatggaaaatttgttgacaccatttcataggcattcatatcatagatcctcagggtaaatttgaattcatttcagtttttaattcaatagttatgaccattttagtacccgaaaaatgaaagaaaagctatgcacgtgcatacacgcgcacgtgagtatgactcagcatcaatgttgacgtcattcaatagacatttgatagatatacttacaatataaatttcatattgtttccatcatttataagaaagttatggcgaattgaaaatcgtccaatcagaatttagcacacgtgcatgcacgtgccggattgtaattatgactgtacacatttgttaagaatatcaagatacatacacaacccgtttgaaaagattttgacaaaaaaaaaacaaaaaagttatggtcattgatcGAATTGAatcttcaaaagacaatgcacgtgcgtgcgcatgcgcgtttgcaaatTTTATCACATAGATCTGTAGATATTTAGCATGTCTACCTATGctgtaaatatcattagatTTCCTTCATTGACATGGAAGTTATggacggttttgtattatccaatcaaattaaagCACACGTGCATGTGCGTAAAAAGTTGTAAATTTGACTATGCCAAACAAgtaagggtctcaagttatacctatgatataaatatcaaacgatttattgaaaaatgaaaaagttagacgcattccaaaatttgtaaacaaaacatccaatgcacgtgcatgcacatgcatgcattctcagagaaaatgacattcgttccgcacatctacatatgctatactatcatcctaaaaaggtttcatcttatCCCTTGAAtggtttctgagaacactcgtggacaaaaaagtcacaAGAAGAAAGAaggaataataataagaagaaacagagtaaaaccaatatgttctcgaactttgtttggggaacataataataagaataataagaaacggagcaataacaatatgtctccgacactttgtgttcggagacataataagaaacggagcaaaaacaatatgtcttcgacactttgtgttcggagacataataagaataataagaaacggagcaaaaacaatatggctccgacactttgtgttcggatacataataagaaacggagcaaaaacaatacgtctccgacactttgtgttcggagacataagaaacggagcaaaaacaagatgtctccgacactttgtgttcggagacataataataagaagaaaataggaataataagaaacggaggaaaaacaatatgtctccgatactatgtgttcggagacataataaaagaggaaaagaaacaacaGAATAACAAGGTCTTCCAtcggaaacggaagaccttaataataagaaacagagtaaaaacaatatgttcccaaactttgtttggggaacataacaaGCATAATATTGTTGAACTACTCAATTAGACAGAGAGAGATATTAACAAGTATCCATTGTACATGATTTTAGGTAGATTGAAATATGTTTCCATAGAACTAACGTCAGATGTCATCACAATTCACATAGCCCCAATCCATGTAACATCAGCACATTTATCAAAGGCTCGCCTCGGtttaaatgttcattatacGCAGAAAATGTcttcgcgtatcgaatcagctgagagacatAATAATACAAAGCTTCTTgtaaaacaatttatttgtatctttttaaatatctaatttttatgAAACCTTTCTCCGAGTGTACAAATATATACTAATATTGAGTCAAAATGTAGAATTCCTACAAGGTTTATACATCTTATATCCGTCACCAATATCTGTAATCAGGCCTTGATTGTTGCTATGTCAAAATGAGTAATGCTTGCTCGTCTCGCTATCGACAGCTTTCGCAAAGACAATTTTTTGCTTTTCGAACCATTAGCATGCATAGCATGTTTCTGCTGATAAAATTTCGCTGTTATCATCAAAACCCCGCAGATTGTCAGGATATCTCGTCCGAATGTCAGACTCAACTCTTCCCGGTGTAGAATTAAAAGAAGAATTTAATGTATGGGTTTTATGGAAGCAAGGCGTAATCGCATACAATAGCAAAGGAAGAAAGAATGACGCGTGTATCAATCCGAATCCTATAACTAGAAACATTAGAATACCAAAGGATTTGAATACGTAGCTGGTAGAAAATGCAAGCATTACTATTCCCAGTAGCGTGGAAAAAGCTGCATTAACTACAGGGCCACCGGACCTATCGATAGCGTTTTGTAGAACTATTTCTCGACTATATCCCTCAACAGTCATGAAAGCGTGACAAATATGAACGCTAAAGTCAACAGAAAACCCCACACTCATTACCAAATGGATCATAGTTATTGAGCTCAATGTCAGATCCCAGTAGTACATAAAGCCAAATATTCCACACAGAATGCTAATGAGTGTTATGCATACAATGGATACCACTCGCCAATCGGGCATAAATATAACTGTTACAACAAGCATGGCAGCAATTGCAATGCCTAGTGTTTGAAGAGTACTTGGCAAAATATGTACGTACTgttcaaagaaaacaaaagcaGGAGTGTAAATTATACAAGGAAGAGCCGTGCTCTCTGTGAGTTTTCTTATACGTGTCATGAAACCTCCTTGTTCATTCGACGTTTTCATGTTTTTTgctttcaaataaaattttgatgacAACACCCTGTGCCCAGAAGTATCCATCACGAGATCGTTTCTAAAGGATTGTCCACTCTGAGATGTTAAAAACTCATTTAAACCACCAATAAAATGTAATTCGGAAGAATCATTATAATACGCCGATTGTTTGTAACTGTTAAGCCAGTTTATCTCAACAGTGTCATCAATGTAATTATCCATTTTTGCCTGGGATAACACATAATTTATATGATTTTGCGTTTCGCTTCTATGGTATTCTTGCTCTGTAATCACGCAAAATGTAATCATTGGTTCAGTGGTGAAATAATTTTCGTCCCATACACTATACTTGTAATAATATGAATCTTTTGAAACTAAATTGAATAGTTGGAGCCCTTGCTGAAGATGTACACAgccatatattgaaaatgaaatgtaagCAAGGaatgataaaacaacaaaaaacttccCAAACAAATTGTTTAGAATCAAAAGTATCACTTTTTTGGGATATTTTTCCATTGGGCTTTCTACATCACGTCTTGTTTCAGGGGGTGATCCGGGAACACAATGAAGAAAACATTTAGGCTTATTTTTATATCGAGTTTTCGGTTTTACGATTTTTCTGCAACAACAGAAATGTCTGTTTTCCTCCGTTCTTTTTTCATTGATTGTTATTGCTGGACACATGAAGAAAAGTTGATTTAAATAGCAAAAGAACACCGACACacctgaaaaattgaaaaatcaaaGCAAATATCATTTATAATGGAGAAAATCAAACTTTGTAAAATGGCAAAGGTgtttgattttatattagatGGTAAACAACAGAAGGTTTGTACCTGTGTAAATGCAGAAATTCCTTATACTTTTAAATACAGATGTTGCTCCAACAACAAAGGCCAGCAAATCTGTTAATGATGTAATGCTTATGGCAACTGCGCTCTTCTGCATCATGAAAATCACCCTTTCTTCAATTGATATTTTAGAGAGAGGTTGGGCGTCCGCTATCCCAGACATTAAAATGAACATATCATCTATACCAATCcctacaaaaattgaaaaccgTGAACTACTCTAAAGGTATAAAGAAATAATTAACAAgacatcatttttaaaatgaactATTCCCAACAACGAAATAATActaaaactttgaaaaaaaagtatCTTAAGAAATGGAGGTATTAATTATAGACATACACAATGtcataaaaacctttaattaGTACTTTCAACTGATGGAAAATGTTTTATGACGTTCGATATCCAACTCAAATAACAAATATGTAGTTTAATTTAGATGATGTTGCACATACACGGCAATACATACCAATAACCAAGAACGGCATCACACCAACAATGTTTGTGAATTGTATTCCTATTGCACTCACAAATCCGCAGGATGATGCTATAGCCAACAAAGGGGCAATAACACCTGCTATTCCTAAATTCATACGATTGGCTACATTGTTACAATTTATGGTGAAGGAAGCAAGAGATGCATATGTCATCATCAGAACAAACGTAACAGAAAAAAATCCTATGTCactttttgtgtttttgttcaGTTCTGTTCCTAGGGAATCTGAGTACGCAAAAGCAATATCGGTCAGATTCGTTTGTAAGCTTTCTAGTTTGCTTACAAAAGCTTTTTCCCATTGCTTAGAAAGTTCTACTGCATTTACATCGCTTTGTCGCAAATAATATTGCAATTTTACACCAAGAGCAGAATTCAACTTCCCAGTTTCATGACTCGCCTGCGCAAGATAGGGCGACAATATATGATCTCCATCAAATGGGTAAGTTATATTAGcaatgatgaattttttttgaaatgtaTCCATGAGTACAACAGCACTAGCTATTCCTTCGTTAGAATTCGAACCGGCTCTCAAATCATCATAAGTGTACGTTTGCCCAGTGGAATCACTAACACTTATAGTGTTTCTGATTATACTGTTGATGTTGTTTATTTCGTCAACATAGGCTTGGTTCATTATTGTACTTTTATTTTTTGAGATAATCATCACATCGCCATACAGTCCAAAGTCCGAAAGCTGGTAAGGACGAAAACTGCTGTTTGTGGAGTCTCCGTACAAGTTTCGTAATGCAGACCGGTCTTTTATTGCTTGACTATCCATTGGTGTGTAAAGTGTTTCCACGTCATTTTCGACTTCTATGTTCACAATTCCAATGGTCAAAAGTAAGTTTACAACAATGCaaacaatcattattattacaggATACGTTGAAATGAAAAAGCCGAGTTTTCCAAATGCATTCTCTATCACAGAATCCCATTTTCGTTGACATTTCGAACAACAGGAACAGCACAACCGTCGCTTGCTTGTCATTTTCTAAAAAAAGTACATgatattttgtcattaattaTTGTTAGTATCATTGAAACTACTAAGAAATCACTGGTcacagtagctcagtggtagagcgttcgcttcatcACCGGACGATTTTAAGTTCCATGACAGTGCAAACCTAAAACGCGAACATAGGCAGCGATTATTTCTTCGCCATACAcacggcatttaaaagtgagaatcacgcgGGTACGTTAAGGTGGGTCATGAAAATCTTTGCAGGGCTGaaatccgcgaaacaatgtgacaCAAGAAACAATGGTGCAGGCACCAAATTCATGGGCCGGAAATATTTGGCTAGTGTAACAACtatatattttcagaaaagGTGTTCCAAAGAATTCCTTTGTTTAAAAGCGCAAGAAAATTACACCGAAAAGGctggtaaaatttagaaaaattgtgATCAAATCAGGCGATGAACGAATTGAGTGAAAACAATTCGCTAAAGGggtatggacacgatttgagctgaaaattttcaaattctattttccatttttattgtttacaatgcttaaaactaaattatttcTAATGCTTAACCACAGCCACCGCGGCGGTCTAGAAGTTAGAGCGTTCGCtgcgcatgcggaaggccggggttcgaataccggccgcgacacaccttAGTCGtcaaaacaggtagtgacagtttcatcgctaaacgttcggcatcaggtgtgaatgtaaTGGGTCTTCaaatatgacctttaaaacggatgccccgtgtcataGTAGGTTTGGTACACTAAtgaatcctcactgctcaatggtcataatcGCCGATGAAAGGCCTAAATtcgaagcccttcaccggtcttggtgacgtcatcatgtgag belongs to Ostrea edulis chromosome 7, xbOstEdul1.1, whole genome shotgun sequence and includes:
- the LOC125654132 gene encoding patched domain-containing protein 3-like isoform X2 is translated as MQMIEKMTSKRRLCCSCCSKCQRKWDSVIENAFGKLGFFISTYPVIIMIVCIVVNLLLTIGIVNIEVENDVETLYTPMDSQAIKDRSALRNLYGDSTNSSFRPYQLSDFGLYGDVMIISKNKSTIMNQAYVDEINNINSIIRNTISVSDSTGQTYTYDDLRAGSNSNEGIASAVVLMDTFQKKFIIANITYPFDGDHILSPYLAQASHETGKLNSALGVKLQYYLRQSDVNAVELSKQWEKAFVSKLESLQTNLTDIAFAYSDSLGTELNKNTKSDIGFFSVTFVLMMTYASLASFTINCNNVANRMNLGIAGVIAPLLAIASSCGFVSAIGIQFTNIVGVMPFLVIGIGIDDMFILMSGIADAQPLSKISIEERVIFMMQKSAVAISITSLTDLLAFVVGATSVFKSIRNFCIYTGTNLLLFTI
- the LOC125654132 gene encoding patched domain-containing protein 3-like isoform X1, with translation MQMIEKMTSKRRLCCSCCSKCQRKWDSVIENAFGKLGFFISTYPVIIMIVCIVVNLLLTIGIVNIEVENDVETLYTPMDSQAIKDRSALRNLYGDSTNSSFRPYQLSDFGLYGDVMIISKNKSTIMNQAYVDEINNINSIIRNTISVSDSTGQTYTYDDLRAGSNSNEGIASAVVLMDTFQKKFIIANITYPFDGDHILSPYLAQASHETGKLNSALGVKLQYYLRQSDVNAVELSKQWEKAFVSKLESLQTNLTDIAFAYSDSLGTELNKNTKSDIGFFSVTFVLMMTYASLASFTINCNNVANRMNLGIAGVIAPLLAIASSCGFVSAIGIQFTNIVGVMPFLVIGIGIDDMFILMSGIADAQPLSKISIEERVIFMMQKSAVAISITSLTDLLAFVVGATSVFKSIRNFCIYTGVSVFFCYLNQLFFMCPAITINEKRTEENRHFCCCRKIVKPKTRYKNKPKCFLHCVPGSPPETRRDVESPMEKYPKKVILLILNNLFGKFFVVLSFLAYISFSIYGCVHLQQGLQLFNLVSKDSYYYKYSVWDENYFTTEPMITFCVITEQEYHRSETQNHINYVLSQAKMDNYIDDTVEINWLNSYKQSAYYNDSSELHFIGGLNEFLTSQSGQSFRNDLVMDTSGHRVLSSKFYLKAKNMKTSNEQGGFMTRIRKLTESTALPCIIYTPAFVFFEQYVHILPSTLQTLGIAIAAMLVVTVIFMPDWRVVSIVCITLISILCGIFGFMYYWDLTLSSITMIHLVMSVGFSVDFSVHICHAFMTVEGYSREIVLQNAIDRSGGPVVNAAFSTLLGIVMLAFSTSYVFKSFGILMFLVIGFGLIHASFFLPLLLYAITPCFHKTHTLNSSFNSTPGRVESDIRTRYPDNLRGFDDNSEILSAETCYAC